One genomic window of Salvia miltiorrhiza cultivar Shanhuang (shh) chromosome 4, IMPLAD_Smil_shh, whole genome shotgun sequence includes the following:
- the LOC131023696 gene encoding NADPH-dependent pterin aldehyde reductase-like — protein sequence MSTPLPPPAANAMNIVAGAAPINLKKVLITGVSRGLGKALALELAKRGHTVIGCSRSPEKLSALQSELASASDGKSNADKHICMNVDVRSNRSVEELARAVVAKKAVPDIIVNNAGTINRNNKIWEVPEDEFDTVIDTNIKGTTNVLRNFIPIMIENKHGIIVNMSSGWGRSAAAQVAPYCASKWAVEGLTRSVAKELPPGIAVVALNPGVINTEMLQSCFGTSASLYPTPESWAPRAATLILHLTTADNGAPLTV from the exons ATGAGCACACCTCTACCGCCGCCCGCAGCGAACGCCATGAACATCGTTGCAGGCGCCGCTCCCATTAATCTCAAGAAAGTGCTGATTACGGGGGTGAGCCGCGGCCTCGGTAAAGCCCTAGCACTGGAATTGGCCAAGCGCGGCCACACCGTAATCGGCTGCTCCCGCTCGCCGGAAAAGCTTTCAGCTCTCCAGTCCGAGCTAGCCTCCGCCTCGGACGGCAAGAGCAACGCTGACAAGCACATCTGCATGAATGTTGACGTG AGGTCTAATCGTAGTGTTGAGGAGTTGGCGCGTGCCGTGGTGGCGAAGAAGGCTGTACCTGATATTATTG TGAACAATGCTGGGACGATAAATAGGAACAATAAAATATGGGAGGTTCCAGAAGATGAATTTGACACTGTCATTGATACGAACATCAAGGGTACCACAAATGTACTACGCAACTTCATTCCAATTATGATCGAGAATAAGCATGGGATAATTGTCAACATGTCATCTGGATGGGGAAGATCTGCTGCTGCACAG GTGGCTCCTTATTGTGCTTCAAAGTGGGCAGTAGAGGGTTTGACAAGGTCAGTTGCGAAGGAGCTGCCTCCTGGAATTGCTGTTGTTGCGCTCAATCCTGGTGTAATTAACACCGAGATGCTTCAATCATGTTTTGGCACTTCAGCTTCTCTATACCCGACACCTGAATCATg GGCACCTAGGGCAGCTACTCTGATTCTCCACCTTACAACGGCTGACAATGGTGCACCTCTCACCGTGTGA